Proteins from a single region of Cystobacter fuscus DSM 2262:
- a CDS encoding sensor histidine kinase, protein MRGGSRLSYTTRVTLLALASGLPGIIVALALLWRAQLDTTLKGAFILVVLGSWIALVHALREGIARPLRTLSNLLAALREGDYSVRGRLPSAGTLTNDPLAGLLLEFNFLSDTLREQRLGVLEADALLRQVMDEMDMALFAFDSTRHLRWLNRAGRQLLGEPAARLVDKTASELGLAGCLEGEVPRTLTGLFGGRSVPWELRRREFRQGGISHQLVVLTDLQRTLHEEERLAWQRLVRVLGHEINNSLTPIQSIASSLQELVQQTPPPEDWEEDVARGLSIIHRRSEALGRFMSAYARLAKLPPPRMVTVDVGAWVRRVAELESRLPVSVREGPAVSLQGDGDQLDQLLINLVRNAVDAAMETGGGVVLSWSLTASHVEVWVEDQGPGLSATTNLFVPFFTTKPAGSGIGLVLGRQIAESHRGSLSLENRTDERGCRARLRLPLRPSTSA, encoded by the coding sequence ATGAGAGGAGGGTCCAGACTCTCGTACACCACGCGAGTCACCCTGCTCGCGCTCGCCTCCGGGCTGCCCGGCATCATCGTGGCGCTCGCGCTCCTGTGGAGGGCGCAGCTGGATACGACGCTCAAGGGGGCCTTCATCCTCGTCGTGCTCGGCAGTTGGATCGCGCTCGTGCACGCCCTGCGCGAGGGGATCGCCCGCCCCCTGCGCACGCTGTCCAACCTGCTGGCGGCGCTGCGCGAGGGGGACTATTCGGTGCGCGGCCGGCTGCCCTCGGCGGGCACCCTCACGAATGATCCACTCGCGGGCCTGCTCCTGGAGTTCAACTTCCTGTCGGACACCCTGCGCGAACAGCGGCTGGGCGTGCTCGAGGCCGATGCCCTGCTGCGCCAGGTCATGGACGAGATGGACATGGCCCTCTTCGCCTTCGACTCCACGCGCCACCTGCGCTGGCTCAACCGCGCTGGCCGGCAGTTGCTCGGGGAGCCCGCCGCGCGGTTGGTGGACAAGACGGCGTCGGAGCTGGGCCTCGCCGGGTGTCTCGAGGGCGAGGTGCCCCGCACGTTGACGGGGCTGTTCGGCGGCAGGAGCGTCCCCTGGGAGCTGCGCCGCCGCGAGTTCCGTCAGGGAGGCATCTCCCACCAGCTCGTCGTCCTGACGGATCTGCAGCGCACCCTCCACGAGGAGGAGCGTCTGGCGTGGCAGCGACTGGTGCGCGTGCTCGGGCATGAAATCAACAACTCGCTCACGCCCATCCAGTCCATCGCGAGCAGCCTCCAGGAGCTGGTCCAGCAGACGCCACCGCCGGAGGACTGGGAGGAAGACGTGGCGCGGGGCCTGTCCATCATCCACCGCCGCTCCGAGGCGCTGGGCCGGTTCATGTCCGCCTATGCGCGCCTGGCGAAGCTGCCCCCACCCCGGATGGTGACCGTGGACGTGGGCGCCTGGGTGCGTCGCGTGGCGGAGCTGGAGTCCCGGCTGCCCGTGAGCGTGCGCGAGGGGCCCGCCGTCAGTCTCCAGGGGGACGGGGATCAGCTCGATCAGCTCCTCATCAACCTGGTGCGCAACGCCGTGGACGCGGCGATGGAGACGGGAGGCGGGGTCGTCCTGTCCTGGAGCCTCACGGCCTCGCACGTGGAGGTGTGGGTGGAGGATCAGGGGCCGGGCCTGTCGGCGACCACCAACCTCTTCGTGCCCTTCTTCACCACCAAGCCCGCGGGCTCGGGCATTGGACTGGTGCTGGGGCGGCAGATCGCCGAGTCCCACCGGGGCAGCCTCTCCCTGGAGAACCGGACCGACGAGCGCGGGTGCCGTGCCCGGCTGCGGCTGCCCCTGCGCCCCTCCACGAGCGCCTGA
- a CDS encoding efflux RND transporter periplasmic adaptor subunit, with the protein MDIPRPAKNRRRTPLLYGALILGVLVLMTLGMSHLGQAAPEVDGASVWIDSVKQGEMVRQVVGPGTLVPENFRWITADTAGRIEHLPLRPGASVEADTQLMELSNPDVALQALEAERQLAVAEGELMALKEELEMQRLQEESSLARLRTEQLTTRRRAESSTALGEKQYIASVEMQEVNEKSEELGQQLQLQQRRLEVIARSMADRLAAQRAQVQRLKAVVDFRRGQVESMKVRARTDGLLQELSVELGQWVTPGMVLAKVIQPGVLKAVLRVPETLAKDVQPGQSVKVDTRTGLVPGKVARIAPAAVQGTVLVEVSLEGELPAGARPDLSVEGTIELERLDGVLNVGRPAGAQPSSSMELFRLTADGAHAERVKVHLGRSSVNTIEVLDGLAAGDRVILSDMSAWSEAPRVRVQ; encoded by the coding sequence ATGGACATTCCAAGGCCCGCCAAGAACCGCCGCCGTACCCCGCTGCTCTACGGAGCGCTGATCCTCGGGGTGCTCGTCCTGATGACGCTCGGCATGAGCCATTTGGGCCAGGCGGCACCGGAGGTGGATGGCGCCTCGGTGTGGATCGACAGCGTCAAGCAGGGGGAGATGGTCCGACAGGTGGTGGGCCCCGGCACGCTGGTCCCCGAGAACTTCCGGTGGATCACCGCCGACACGGCCGGCCGCATCGAGCACCTGCCGCTGCGCCCGGGCGCCAGTGTCGAGGCGGACACGCAGCTCATGGAGCTGTCCAACCCCGACGTGGCGCTCCAGGCGCTGGAGGCCGAGCGCCAGCTCGCCGTGGCCGAGGGGGAGTTGATGGCCCTCAAGGAGGAGTTGGAGATGCAGCGGCTGCAGGAGGAGTCGAGCCTGGCCCGGCTGCGCACGGAGCAGCTCACCACCCGGCGGCGCGCCGAGAGCAGCACGGCCCTGGGCGAGAAGCAGTACATCGCGTCCGTGGAAATGCAGGAGGTGAACGAGAAGTCCGAGGAGCTGGGGCAACAGCTCCAACTGCAGCAGCGGCGCCTGGAGGTGATTGCCCGCAGCATGGCGGACCGGCTGGCGGCGCAGCGCGCGCAGGTGCAGCGCCTCAAGGCCGTGGTGGACTTCCGCCGCGGCCAGGTCGAGTCGATGAAGGTGCGCGCCCGGACGGACGGCCTCTTGCAGGAGCTGAGCGTGGAGCTGGGTCAGTGGGTGACGCCGGGCATGGTGCTGGCCAAGGTCATCCAGCCGGGGGTGCTCAAGGCCGTGCTGCGCGTGCCGGAGACGCTGGCCAAGGACGTGCAGCCGGGCCAGTCGGTGAAGGTGGACACGCGCACCGGGCTCGTCCCCGGCAAGGTGGCGCGCATCGCCCCGGCGGCCGTCCAGGGCACGGTGCTCGTGGAGGTGTCGCTCGAGGGAGAGCTGCCCGCGGGGGCCCGGCCGGACTTGAGCGTGGAGGGCACCATCGAGTTGGAGCGCCTGGACGGAGTGCTCAACGTGGGCCGCCCCGCGGGAGCCCAGCCCTCCTCCTCCATGGAGCTGTTCCGCCTCACGGCGGACGGCGCGCACGCCGAACGGGTGAAAGTCCACCTCGGACGCAGTTCCGTGAATACCATCGAGGTGCTCGATGGACTGGCGGCGGGTGATCGCGTCATCCTCTCGGACATGTCGGCGTGGAGCGAGGCGCCTCGGGTAAGGGTGCAATGA
- a CDS encoding sigma-54-dependent transcriptional regulator: protein MASAPESPSPPLRLLAADDHPDILDALTLLFKRAGIQVVTTHSPAGVLTALEAQEFDALLLDMNYARDTTSGHEGLDLISRVREREPFVPVLVMTAWGNVEAAVEALHRGARDYIQKPWDNARLLATVKTQLELGRALRGTRRSAAPSEGALQGPLPPLAHESRAMQRVVQLVERVGPSEANVLITGEHGTGKEVVARWLHGLSKRASHALVSVNAGGLAEGVFESELFGHVKGAFTDAKSARVGSFELAHEGTLFLDEVGNMPLGQQAKLLRALQTGEFHAVGSSHVKHANVRVLSATNVSLPEETQAGRFREDLLYRLNTVEIHLPPLRERREDIAALATRFLAEQAARYGRPAPGLSARALQALLEHAWPGNVRELEHTMERAMLLAQGDTVEVEDLTLKPALRATQAPLPDMTMEQAEHYLITRALSRAGGNVTEAAKALGLSRSALYRRLQHFGLKGSG from the coding sequence GTGGCATCGGCTCCCGAGTCCCCATCCCCTCCGCTGCGGCTGCTCGCCGCGGATGATCACCCCGACATCCTCGATGCGCTGACGCTGCTCTTCAAGCGCGCGGGCATCCAGGTGGTCACCACCCATTCCCCCGCGGGCGTGCTGACGGCGCTGGAGGCCCAGGAGTTCGACGCGCTGCTGCTGGACATGAACTACGCGCGCGACACCACCTCGGGCCACGAGGGGTTGGATCTGATCTCCCGGGTGCGTGAGCGCGAGCCGTTCGTGCCGGTGCTGGTGATGACCGCCTGGGGCAACGTGGAAGCGGCCGTGGAGGCGCTCCATCGCGGCGCGCGCGACTACATCCAGAAGCCGTGGGACAATGCCCGGCTGCTGGCCACGGTGAAGACCCAGCTCGAGCTGGGCCGGGCGCTGCGCGGCACCCGCCGTTCGGCGGCTCCGTCCGAGGGAGCGCTCCAGGGGCCGCTGCCGCCGCTCGCCCACGAGTCGCGCGCCATGCAGCGCGTGGTGCAGCTCGTCGAGCGCGTGGGCCCCTCCGAGGCCAACGTCCTCATCACCGGGGAGCATGGAACGGGCAAGGAGGTCGTCGCCCGCTGGCTGCACGGCCTGTCCAAGCGGGCCTCGCACGCGCTGGTGTCGGTCAACGCGGGAGGGCTCGCGGAGGGGGTCTTCGAGAGCGAGCTGTTCGGCCATGTGAAGGGCGCCTTCACCGACGCGAAGAGCGCGCGGGTGGGCAGCTTCGAGCTGGCCCACGAGGGCACGCTCTTCCTCGACGAGGTGGGGAACATGCCCCTGGGACAGCAGGCGAAGCTGTTGCGCGCCCTGCAGACCGGGGAGTTCCACGCCGTCGGCTCCTCGCACGTGAAGCACGCCAACGTGCGCGTCCTGTCCGCCACCAACGTGTCGCTGCCGGAAGAGACCCAGGCGGGGCGCTTCCGCGAGGATCTGCTCTACCGGCTCAACACCGTGGAGATCCACCTGCCCCCCCTGCGCGAGCGGCGCGAGGACATCGCCGCGCTGGCCACGCGCTTCCTCGCGGAGCAGGCGGCACGCTATGGCCGCCCGGCCCCGGGGCTCTCCGCCCGGGCGCTCCAGGCGCTGCTGGAGCATGCCTGGCCCGGCAACGTGCGCGAGTTGGAGCACACCATGGAGCGCGCCATGCTCCTGGCCCAGGGCGACACGGTGGAGGTGGAGGATCTCACCCTCAAGCCGGCGCTCCGTGCGACCCAGGCCCCGCTGCCGGACATGACCATGGAGCAGGCCGAGCACTACCTCATCACCCGGGCCCTGTCCCGGGCGGGTGGCAATGTCACCGAGGCGGCGAAGGCCCTGGGGTTGAGCCGCAGCGCGCTCTACCGGCGCCTGCAGCACTTCGGATTGAAGGGCTCGGGATGA
- a CDS encoding ABC transporter ATP-binding protein, whose translation MSEVVREVVSEAVRAPKDLLRMEGVTKMFVTDELETHALSNIHLSIKTGEWVAIVGPSGSGKSTLLGILGLLDSPSAGTYLLNDEAVSGLTPSQQAHVRNRHIGFIFQSFNLLGDLTVHENVELPLVYRGMPAAERKQRVEAALERVGISHRARHMPGQLSGGQQQRVAVARAVAGDPLLLLADEPTGNLDSRNGQLVMELLRQLHESGSTICMVTHDTSQARQASRTISLFDGRIVEDQPRA comes from the coding sequence ATGAGCGAGGTGGTGAGAGAGGTGGTGAGCGAGGCGGTGCGAGCCCCCAAGGATCTGCTGCGCATGGAGGGCGTCACGAAGATGTTCGTCACCGACGAGCTGGAAACCCACGCGCTCTCCAACATCCACTTGAGCATCAAGACGGGCGAGTGGGTGGCCATCGTCGGCCCCTCGGGCTCGGGCAAGAGCACGCTCTTGGGCATCCTCGGCCTGCTCGACAGCCCCTCGGCGGGCACCTACCTGCTCAACGACGAGGCGGTGTCCGGGCTGACGCCCTCGCAGCAGGCCCATGTGCGCAACCGCCACATCGGCTTCATCTTCCAGAGCTTCAACCTCCTCGGGGATCTGACGGTCCACGAGAACGTGGAGCTGCCGCTCGTCTACCGGGGCATGCCCGCGGCCGAGCGCAAGCAGCGGGTGGAGGCGGCCCTGGAGCGCGTGGGCATCTCGCACCGCGCCCGGCACATGCCCGGACAGCTGTCCGGCGGACAGCAGCAGCGCGTGGCCGTGGCCCGCGCCGTGGCCGGAGATCCCTTGCTGCTCCTGGCGGACGAGCCCACGGGCAACCTCGATTCGAGGAATGGCCAGCTGGTCATGGAGTTGCTGCGACAACTGCACGAGAGCGGCTCGACCATCTGCATGGTGACCCACGACACCTCTCAAGCCCGGCAGGCCTCGCGCACCATCAGCCTCTTCGACGGGCGCATCGTCGAGGACCAGCCCCGCGCCTGA
- a CDS encoding histidine phosphatase family protein encodes MGAVYLVRHGQASFGKSDYDALSETGFEQARVLGENLRSRLPRPDALFTGSLRRHRETAEACQSTWGVDLALQSLPGFDEFDQDELIRLHTPRYADPATLRQEVLSTADPRRAFQELFTQAVARWVSGQHDAEYQETWSAFRQRCTQALDAVLKTLGPSATGVVFTSGGPITAVCQQLLHLPDEHAFRINWMLTNCGVTKLIYSERGRYLSTLNEHAHFEGARRALITYR; translated from the coding sequence ATGGGCGCGGTGTACCTGGTGCGCCATGGCCAGGCCTCCTTCGGCAAGTCGGACTACGACGCGCTGTCGGAGACCGGCTTCGAGCAGGCGCGCGTGCTCGGCGAGAATCTGCGCTCGCGCCTGCCCCGGCCGGATGCGCTCTTCACCGGAAGCCTGCGGCGCCACCGGGAGACCGCCGAGGCGTGCCAGTCCACCTGGGGCGTGGACCTCGCGCTCCAGAGCCTCCCGGGCTTCGACGAGTTCGACCAGGACGAGCTGATCCGCCTGCACACGCCCCGCTACGCGGACCCCGCCACGCTGCGCCAGGAGGTGTTGTCCACCGCGGATCCGCGCCGGGCCTTCCAGGAGCTGTTCACCCAGGCGGTGGCTCGCTGGGTGAGCGGCCAGCACGACGCCGAGTACCAGGAGACCTGGTCCGCCTTCCGCCAGCGCTGCACCCAGGCCCTGGACGCCGTCCTGAAGACCCTGGGGCCCTCCGCCACCGGCGTGGTGTTCACCTCGGGGGGACCCATCACCGCGGTGTGTCAGCAACTGCTGCACCTCCCGGACGAGCACGCGTTCCGCATCAACTGGATGCTCACCAACTGCGGCGTCACCAAGCTCATCTACAGCGAGCGGGGCCGCTACCTCTCCACGCTCAACGAGCACGCCCACTTCGAGGGCGCGCGACGGGCGCTCATCACCTACCGGTAG
- a CDS encoding phosphotransferase family protein, giving the protein MSATPTTDQAGAVRKGEELDVAAVDAWLKRQEPSLEGTPEVTQYSGGASNWTYRLKYPQRDLILRRPPAGTKAKSAHDMAREFNVQKALKPVYPAVPTMVGLCQDAAVIGTDFYVMERIPGLIPRSRLPAGMTLDTAQTRRLCLNVIDKLIELHRVDPQAAGLTSLGKGPGYPRRQIEGWSERYEKARTWNVPSYRRVRDWLKANTPEDIATCVIHNDWRFDNVVLSPEQPTEVIGVLDWEMATLGDPLMDLGNTLAYWVHPDDHIILRSTRRQPTHLPGMLRREEVVAYYLERMGLKPANWTFYEVYGLFRLAVIIQQIYYRYHHKQTRNPAFKNFWVLVNYLDWRCRGLIKREGR; this is encoded by the coding sequence ATGTCCGCGACCCCAACCACTGATCAAGCCGGAGCCGTGCGCAAGGGCGAGGAGCTCGACGTCGCGGCCGTGGACGCCTGGCTCAAGCGCCAGGAGCCCTCGCTGGAGGGCACACCCGAGGTGACGCAGTACTCGGGGGGCGCCTCCAACTGGACCTACCGGCTGAAGTACCCCCAGCGCGACCTCATCCTGCGCCGGCCTCCGGCGGGCACCAAGGCGAAGTCCGCGCACGACATGGCGCGCGAGTTCAACGTGCAGAAGGCGCTCAAGCCCGTCTACCCCGCCGTGCCCACCATGGTGGGGCTGTGCCAGGACGCGGCGGTGATCGGCACGGACTTCTACGTCATGGAGCGCATCCCGGGCCTCATTCCGCGCTCGCGCCTGCCCGCGGGCATGACGCTGGACACCGCCCAGACGCGCCGCCTGTGCCTCAACGTCATCGACAAGCTGATCGAGTTGCACCGGGTGGATCCCCAGGCCGCCGGGCTCACGTCGCTCGGCAAGGGGCCCGGCTATCCCCGGCGGCAGATCGAGGGCTGGTCCGAGCGCTACGAGAAGGCCCGCACGTGGAACGTGCCGAGCTACCGCCGCGTGCGCGACTGGCTCAAGGCGAACACCCCCGAGGACATCGCCACGTGCGTCATCCACAATGACTGGCGCTTCGACAACGTGGTGCTCTCCCCCGAGCAGCCCACCGAGGTCATCGGCGTGCTCGACTGGGAGATGGCCACCCTGGGCGACCCCTTGATGGATCTGGGCAACACCCTCGCCTACTGGGTGCACCCCGACGATCACATCATCCTGCGCAGCACCCGCCGCCAGCCCACCCACCTGCCCGGCATGCTCCGGCGCGAGGAGGTGGTCGCCTACTACCTCGAGCGCATGGGCCTCAAGCCCGCCAACTGGACCTTCTACGAGGTCTACGGCCTGTTCCGCCTCGCCGTCATCATCCAGCAGATCTACTACCGCTATCACCACAAGCAGACGCGCAACCCGGCGTTCAAGAACTTCTGGGTGCTCGTCAACTACCTCGACTGGCGGTGCCGCGGGCTCATCAAGCGGGAGGGCCGCTGA
- the thiD gene encoding bifunctional hydroxymethylpyrimidine kinase/phosphomethylpyrimidine kinase, giving the protein MKGRVLIIAGSDSGGGAGIQADVKTVTALQGYAATAIAALTAQDTRTVRAIHDVPLPFIRLQIQMVLEDIGADALKTGMLSKPEVIAAVREELDRHAPHVPLVVDPVMVAKGGARLLDSGAERALIELLLPRAAVITPNASEAEALTGLPVTTFEEQDRAAERLLKMGARAVLLKGGHVPGDVVRDVLLSPAGRHEYRGERLPDSSTHGTGCTLASAIATGLAQKMELHQAIERAHAYVRTAIRTAPGFGHGNGPLNHTHTVKSYP; this is encoded by the coding sequence GTGAAGGGACGTGTGTTGATCATCGCGGGATCGGACTCCGGGGGCGGAGCCGGCATCCAGGCGGACGTGAAGACGGTGACGGCCCTCCAGGGGTACGCGGCCACGGCCATCGCCGCGCTCACCGCGCAGGACACGCGCACCGTGCGGGCCATCCACGACGTCCCCCTGCCCTTCATCCGCTTGCAGATCCAGATGGTGCTCGAGGACATCGGGGCGGATGCGCTCAAGACGGGCATGTTGAGCAAGCCCGAGGTCATCGCCGCCGTGCGCGAGGAGCTCGACCGCCACGCGCCCCACGTCCCCCTCGTCGTGGACCCCGTCATGGTCGCCAAGGGAGGCGCCCGGCTGCTGGACAGCGGGGCCGAGCGGGCCCTCATCGAGCTGCTCCTGCCACGCGCCGCCGTCATCACCCCCAACGCCTCCGAGGCCGAGGCGCTCACGGGCCTGCCCGTCACCACCTTCGAGGAGCAGGACCGCGCCGCCGAGCGCTTGCTGAAGATGGGCGCTCGGGCCGTGCTGCTCAAGGGCGGCCACGTGCCGGGAGACGTGGTGCGCGACGTGCTGCTCAGTCCGGCGGGACGCCATGAATACCGGGGCGAGCGCCTCCCCGACTCCTCCACGCACGGTACGGGCTGCACCCTGGCGTCGGCCATCGCCACGGGGCTCGCCCAGAAGATGGAGCTGCACCAGGCCATCGAGCGCGCCCATGCCTACGTGCGCACCGCCATCCGCACCGCGCCCGGCTTCGGTCACGGCAATGGACCCCTCAACCATACCCACACCGTGAAGTCCTACCCCTGA
- a CDS encoding LysR family transcriptional regulator, with protein sequence MNRAHESSRLTGLDLNLFRVFDVVLQERSLTRAAEVLFLSQSAVSHALARLREQLGEPLFVREGRGVTPTPLAERLAPEIREALALLQQAVHRTRGFEPERDVTEVTLAMNDELEPALLPRLVERLRASAPKVRVSSVRVERSKLERDLASGWLDLAIDVAQLTGAGLLHTALMRDSFCVVSGRRRKKLDVAAYLAARHVTVSSRRTGLAMEDLVINRLGHQRQVAVRCQNYEAACRIVSESDLLLTLPRRQARAIGVPMGNHLLPVPLALPPIELHLYWHRQTDLDPRGRWLREQLLALAGELLGREARQG encoded by the coding sequence ATGAACCGGGCTCATGAATCGTCACGGCTGACGGGGCTGGATCTCAACCTCTTCCGGGTCTTCGACGTCGTGCTCCAGGAGCGCAGCCTCACGCGGGCCGCGGAGGTGCTCTTCCTGAGCCAGTCGGCCGTGAGCCATGCGCTGGCGCGGCTGCGCGAACAGCTCGGTGAGCCGCTCTTCGTGCGGGAGGGAAGGGGCGTCACCCCCACGCCGCTCGCCGAACGGCTCGCCCCGGAGATCCGCGAGGCGCTCGCGCTGCTCCAGCAGGCGGTGCACCGCACCCGGGGCTTCGAGCCCGAGCGGGACGTGACCGAGGTGACCCTCGCGATGAATGACGAGCTGGAGCCCGCGCTGCTGCCGCGCCTGGTGGAGCGCCTGCGCGCGAGCGCCCCGAAGGTCCGGGTCTCCAGCGTCCGGGTCGAGCGCTCCAAGCTGGAGAGGGATCTGGCGTCGGGGTGGTTGGACCTGGCGATCGACGTGGCGCAACTGACGGGCGCCGGACTGCTCCACACGGCGCTGATGCGCGACAGCTTTTGCGTGGTGAGCGGGCGGCGGCGCAAGAAGCTGGACGTGGCGGCGTATCTGGCCGCGCGGCATGTCACGGTGTCGTCCCGGCGCACGGGGCTGGCCATGGAGGATCTGGTGATCAACCGCCTGGGCCACCAGCGTCAGGTCGCCGTGCGCTGCCAGAACTACGAGGCGGCGTGCCGCATCGTCTCGGAGTCGGACCTGTTGCTCACCCTGCCACGGCGCCAGGCGCGGGCCATTGGGGTGCCCATGGGCAACCACCTGCTGCCGGTGCCGCTCGCGCTCCCGCCCATCGAGCTCCACCTCTACTGGCACCGGCAGACGGACCTGGATCCGAGGGGCCGGTGGTTGCGCGAGCAATTGCTCGCGCTGGCCGGAGAGCTGCTCGGCCGTGAGGCCCGTCAGGGGTAG
- a CDS encoding SDR family oxidoreductase, with protein sequence MTSQRIFITGGASGLGKAIALRYARAGWRVAIGDVHEARGKETLAELKALGTQALSLHCDVTREGDLRAAAERLNEEWGGVDVVVNNAGVAQAGGIDEVSIADWQWVVDINLMGVVRGCHVFTPLFKRQGHGHFVNVASMAGLLDMPMMGAYNATKAAVVSLSETLQNELADSKIGVTLVCPSFFKTNLADSLRASNPAMRNVMGKLLNRSKITAEDIADQIFQAVKTREFYVLPHIEGRQAWLAKRLLPRRIYAELIRNQARRMSGFSTAKA encoded by the coding sequence ATGACCTCACAACGAATCTTCATCACGGGCGGTGCCAGTGGGTTGGGCAAGGCCATCGCGCTGCGCTACGCGCGGGCGGGCTGGCGCGTGGCCATCGGCGACGTGCACGAGGCGCGCGGCAAGGAGACGCTCGCGGAGCTCAAGGCGCTGGGCACCCAGGCCCTCTCCCTGCACTGTGACGTGACGCGCGAGGGGGACCTGCGCGCGGCGGCCGAGCGGCTCAATGAGGAATGGGGCGGCGTGGACGTCGTGGTCAACAACGCGGGTGTCGCCCAGGCGGGCGGCATCGACGAGGTGTCGATCGCCGACTGGCAGTGGGTGGTGGACATCAACCTGATGGGCGTCGTGCGCGGCTGCCATGTGTTCACGCCCCTGTTCAAGCGCCAGGGCCACGGCCACTTCGTCAACGTCGCCTCCATGGCGGGGCTGCTCGACATGCCGATGATGGGCGCCTACAACGCCACCAAGGCCGCCGTCGTCTCCCTCTCCGAGACGCTGCAGAACGAGCTCGCCGACTCGAAGATCGGCGTGACGCTCGTCTGCCCGTCCTTCTTCAAGACCAACCTGGCCGACTCCCTGCGCGCCAGCAATCCCGCCATGCGCAACGTGATGGGCAAGCTGCTCAACCGCTCGAAGATCACCGCGGAGGACATCGCGGACCAGATCTTCCAGGCGGTGAAGACGCGCGAGTTCTACGTGCTGCCCCACATCGAAGGCCGTCAGGCCTGGCTGGCCAAGCGGCTCCTGCCACGCCGGATCTACGCCGAGCTGATCAGGAATCAGGCGCGCCGGATGAGCGGCTTCAGCACCGCGAAGGCCTGA
- a CDS encoding acyl-CoA dehydrogenase family protein: MNFEPSARSQEYLERVKRFVREHIEPAEARYAAQLQADQVGGDWRRWRIPPLMEEWKAKAKAEGLWNLFLPDAKLGAGLSTLEYAPIAQEMGRSLIAPEVFNCNAPDTGNMEVLWRYGSEEQKKQWLEPLLAGEIRSVFCMTEPDVASSDATNMQATAVLDGDHVVLNGRKWWSSGLGNPKARVAIFMARTPAPDQDRHHQHSMVLVPLDSPGVTVERMLPVFGEYDISHGGHGEVRFENVRLPASNVISGLGKGFEIAQGRLGPGRIHHCMRCLGAAERALELMIDRGMKRTAFGKPLLNLGGNRERVAEARIAIDQARLLTLYAAWKMDEVGALGAMSEIAAIKVVAPNVLQKVVDDAIQIFGGAGVSNDTPLAGFFAQARTLRLADGPDEVHKGVIARIELARRGFTRSDRS, encoded by the coding sequence ATGAACTTCGAGCCAAGCGCCAGGAGCCAGGAATACCTCGAGCGCGTGAAGCGCTTCGTGCGCGAGCACATCGAGCCGGCGGAAGCGCGCTACGCGGCGCAGCTCCAGGCGGATCAAGTGGGGGGAGACTGGCGGCGCTGGCGGATTCCCCCGCTGATGGAGGAGTGGAAGGCCAAGGCGAAAGCCGAGGGCCTGTGGAACCTCTTCCTGCCCGACGCGAAGCTCGGCGCGGGCCTGAGCACCCTGGAGTACGCGCCCATCGCCCAGGAGATGGGCCGCAGCCTCATCGCCCCCGAGGTCTTCAACTGCAACGCCCCGGACACCGGCAACATGGAGGTGCTCTGGCGCTATGGCTCCGAGGAGCAGAAGAAGCAGTGGCTGGAGCCGCTGCTCGCCGGGGAGATCCGCTCGGTGTTCTGCATGACGGAGCCGGACGTGGCCTCCTCGGACGCCACCAACATGCAGGCCACGGCGGTGCTGGACGGCGACCACGTGGTGCTCAACGGCCGCAAGTGGTGGTCGAGCGGCCTGGGCAACCCCAAGGCCAGGGTCGCCATCTTCATGGCGCGCACCCCCGCGCCGGATCAGGACCGGCACCATCAGCACTCCATGGTGCTCGTGCCGCTGGACTCACCCGGGGTCACCGTCGAGCGCATGCTCCCGGTGTTCGGTGAGTACGACATCTCGCACGGCGGCCACGGCGAGGTGCGCTTCGAGAACGTGCGTCTGCCCGCCTCCAACGTCATCAGTGGCCTGGGCAAGGGCTTCGAGATCGCCCAGGGCCGCCTGGGTCCCGGCCGCATCCACCACTGCATGCGCTGCCTCGGCGCGGCGGAGCGCGCGCTCGAGTTGATGATCGACCGCGGCATGAAGCGCACCGCCTTCGGCAAGCCCCTGCTCAACCTGGGCGGCAACCGCGAGCGCGTGGCCGAGGCCCGCATCGCCATCGATCAGGCCCGGCTGCTCACGCTCTACGCGGCGTGGAAGATGGACGAGGTGGGCGCGCTCGGGGCCATGTCGGAGATCGCCGCCATCAAGGTCGTCGCGCCCAACGTCCTGCAGAAGGTGGTGGACGACGCCATCCAGATCTTCGGTGGCGCGGGCGTGTCGAACGACACCCCGCTCGCGGGCTTCTTCGCCCAGGCGCGCACCCTGCGCCTGGCGGATGGTCCGGACGAAGTGCACAAGGGCGTCATCGCCCGCATCGAGCTCGCCAGGCGCGGCTTCACCCGGAGTGACCGGTCATGA